The Apium graveolens cultivar Ventura chromosome 10, ASM990537v1, whole genome shotgun sequence nucleotide sequence ACTCTtctactatatatatatatatggactTAGGCACCACTTCATAATCATTCAATCTACTCACGTATTCAGAACAATATCTTATCTGAATAACCATGGCTTCTaagttcttttccaaaaattctcCAGCTCTGTTTATTGTAGTTGCACTTTCATTTCTGTGCTTTTCATCCATGGCTAATAATATTTCTTCCTCGAACTCTATTTGCGATTCCACCCCATATCCTTCCTCGTGTATCTCCTCTCTTCCAACAAATTACAACACTACCAAAGCCAATGTCTACAATTTGTGTCAATTCTCCATTCGTAAATCCCTGTCAAATGCTCGCAAATTTAAGTTGTTGATCGAAGAATATCAGAGATCATCTGCAGCATTATCGACTGGGGTACTACGGGCTCTTGAAGATTGTCATCTACTTGCAGACCTTAATATGGATTTTCTCACGAGTTCCTTGCAGTCAGTAAGCACCAAAGCTTTATCTTCTTCTAAAGCCGAAGATGTACAAACCCTACTCAGTTCCGTTTTAACTAACACGCAGACTTGTTTGGATGGCCTTCAAGAAACAGCTTCAACTTGGAACCAGAAAAATGGTATCTCCACCCCTCTTGCAAATGACAATAAACTATTCAGTGTTTCTTTATCGCTATTCAATAAAGGTTGGGGTCATAAGATGAACGAAGGACCATCTACTCCTTCTAAGAGACAGCAACCCGGATTTAAACATAGCCCGTTGCCCTTAAAAGTGTCGAATAAAAACAAAACACTTTCTGAGAGACTTGGCAGGAGAAAGCTTCTTCAAACAGATGATGGTGCAGATGAGATTCCAATAAGTGACCTTGTGATTGTTAGTAAAGATGGAAGCGAGAACTTCACTACAATCAATGAGGCAGTGGCCATGGCTCCAAATAACTCACTAGCTAGTGATGGATATTACTTGATATATGTTGTTGCTGGGGTTTACGAAGAATATATTACTATTCCAAAATATAAGAAGTATTTGATGATGATTGGTGATGGCATCAATCAAACGGTGATCACTGGCAATCGCAGTGTTGTTGATGGATGGACCACATTCAATTCCCCAACATTTGGTAAGAAAAAATATATACTATTTATCTTGTAAACATATAATAACTGGCATTGTGATGGCGCTATTACAAGCTAAAAATAGTTTTAGTATGTACTAATAATCTACAACTAAAAATTTATTGCAGCTGTAGTGGGACAAGGATTTGTAGGCGTGAATATAACATTCAGAAACACAGCAGGAGGAATAAAGCATCAAGCGGTTGCAGTACGAAATGGAGCAGATATGTCTACTTTCTACAGCTGCAGTTTT carries:
- the LOC141691661 gene encoding pectinesterase-like, with product MASKFFSKNSPALFIVVALSFLCFSSMANNISSSNSICDSTPYPSSCISSLPTNYNTTKANVYNLCQFSIRKSLSNARKFKLLIEEYQRSSAALSTGVLRALEDCHLLADLNMDFLTSSLQSVSTKALSSSKAEDVQTLLSSVLTNTQTCLDGLQETASTWNQKNGISTPLANDNKLFSVSLSLFNKGWGHKMNEGPSTPSKRQQPGFKHSPLPLKVSNKNKTLSERLGRRKLLQTDDGADEIPISDLVIVSKDGSENFTTINEAVAMAPNNSLASDGYYLIYVVAGVYEEYITIPKYKKYLMMIGDGINQTVITGNRSVVDGWTTFNSPTFAVVGQGFVGVNITFRNTAGGIKHQAVAVRNGADMSTFYSCSFEGYQDTLYVHSQRQYYTECDIYGTVDFIFGNAAAVLQNCNIYPRLPLANQFNAITAQGRIDPNQNTGISIQNCDIKAADDLASSDGTTQTYLGRPWKEYSRTIYIQSFMDSLINPAGWREWSGDFALNTLYYGELGNKGPGSVTKERVTWPGFHKISGKEAANFTVSNFLLGDDWLPQTGVPYSGGL